From the genome of Sulfuricurvum sp., one region includes:
- a CDS encoding S-layer family protein, translating to MADTTTLPDGVSTIPVAKNIDTYTNAVAQIDQMNLPKIYDASNVNSRVFIALADGTENNVNDPKMGPATNIGILYNQLTETLKNNPNSNIGYSYKEGPGTQGGLGGSLDSGLGFSYDERAEELYTAFCKQAKTWLAENPNADISLGELGFSRGSGVIAKFNQLVEERGIIDPDSAVVSIDTTSADPTQWKQVTTYTKILQDPGTIAQAAILYDPVITGITSDLSLSPSTVAALQITAANEYRTLFPSMSLVAPGLSDDGKYLNVTVAGAHSDIGGGYNLNGLPELNFNMTASVLNTMLGQNIVQPLTLPTDEGMYVIHNSVEGEWFYTKTLNREIKYSDLMAGSGNFGADSELSALYQYGALMQQDPNTVLGLNIDFQQKISNIIAPITSGVSNLIDGVSTYGPSMIDALSLIKAIQSGQPLPEVASGLRVANDISKMTSSTTNYALDGAASVGSGILSLMSLDAALKRGDVIGATNAGLQTVNFAATAYADFAASAGASAGIATEISQTLMGTGTNALGLTNGVLPYVGLVAAIASGDETSIAIAAISLIPGMQVVGIAYAVFSMVESLFGGSDKIPDPWGTGHYTWDGNSISYQSAGETGGNEAVSNVMQSVLNAMNSIIEQQRQTNPTSALGIIPNRMPTIAYDMSGYRYTDIDPLTGVQLDPSLRFDTSGKPYNATSGTPESYYSIGEAIIRSALSRGAIAPMWEVNTAKMQTDAGDPEAGLTEEARAGQNGQLAAAVTGDTQTFRPVVLDLNGDGIHTIDKSVSGVNFDVDNSGFLKQTAWIDGQDAFLTLDRNYNGTVDSGKEMFSNSAVALGSRGLAGMAWVDANYDGKLTSSDPVWNELKVWQDANSDGQQEDGETHILSEMGISELNYAMGTFTQNGVVKQLASEDLTADTKGVIVNVVQNGILVQSSDGNTSLIVSRVDDMTSVQANQDGINGREDSETIVGSTILLANDTLGGISGRELSLTNVENFQHGSGYMDVNGFVHFSPDANYFGNDAGFDYTTTAASNGQTGIGHVQIIVQPVNDVPSGADIQLDKRAIYGYIPSYYDYDSGYTYGGEAIYTPYTDESGVVHNTPIGYDEAGTGKVIGIDVDDAPDTLKYELLGDPQYGAVTLNADGTFQYTPWSSPNTPTTEVHTLDGEIKDDAFDVKITDPSGLSITQTVHVQHYGSYTPPTPPGGGGGGGCWPIAIDLDRNGFDFTDVANSNIFFDINGDGWKRKVSWTSAGDGWLAYDANSNGKVDDGSEIVFTKYAHNAQTDLAALAETFDTNHDGMFTSADDKWAKFGIWNDKNQNGISDDGEFKTLSDMGVASISLVSDNQFSVNNGNTIHGISKVTMSDGSVLDAADVTLAYSNAVQVNNQNGTTSVVNQAPFAPSGQTIEGTDDKDLLLGTNGNNVINAHAGDDVIFDNEGNDVIDAGDGNDIVYSGGGNDLVMAGAGDDMVYAGLGDDMIFGGDGNDVIFAEGGNDVVFGGNGNDMISGGGGNDVLSGDAGDDQLYGEAGNDVLFGRDGNDQLFGMDGNDLLDGGAGNDLLDGGTGADDMRGGTGDDTYVVDNVVDTITELVNEGTDTVIASISYTIGDNLENLTLSGSDNLSGTGNALDNYIIGNLGDNLLIGGEGNDTLDGGMGADTMIGGKGDDTYIVDNVNDVVIEAANEGNDTIRTSVSYTLSDNVETLILTGSSDTTATGNALDNTLIGNSGNNTLDGGAGADIMIGGKGDDTYIVDNGNDVVTENVNEGIDTIRTNLSWTLGANIENLILTGSDNTNATGNELSNILIGNSGNNVLDGKGGADAMASGLGDDTYIVDNIGDIVYEAQNGGNDQVIASVSYTLSDNVEKLTLSGVDDINATGNALDNTLIGNSGNNVLDGGAGADVMIGGAGNDTYIVDNTGDTVIENANEGIDTVKSSISWHLGNNLENLVLSGTDAINATGNELDNVLECNSADNTLDGGIGADMMIGGLGNDTYVVDNVNDVIVEAANEGVDTILSSVSYILSSNVEAMVLTGTDAINATGNELDNTLIGNSSNNTLDGGIGADTMIGGKGDDTYIVDSVNDSVIEVANEGYDTVHSSVSYALSANVEAMVLTGTDNINATGNELNNTLIGNSGNNVLDGKGGADTMIGGLGNDTYIVDNAQDTVVEDLNAGIDTIMSTVSYVLPSNVENLTLMGTDSINATGNTQDNILNGNDADNILSGGEGNDRLVGNGGNDTLDGGSGADVMIGGTGNDIYYVDNVGDVVQEAANGGYDTIRSSISITLPQFVERLELLGNDNLSATGNELDNTLIGNSGDNVLDGGTGADIMVGGAGNDTYIVDNVGDVVTENADAEYDTVRSSITYALTDNVEALTLTGTNNINGTGNALNNTLIGNSGNNTLDGGTCIDTMIGGKGDDNYVVDNSADNVIELSDEGLDTVYTSVSYVLPENVENLILTGNGDISSSGNSSDNTLIGNSGNNLISGGAGNDILDGKGGNDTLDGGSGNDTLIGGTGNDMLIGGTGNDTYLINLGDGLDTIVDTQGTDTVKFTAGMSLDTVALRVVSINGVLTAQVRVLNAGGCEQADQGFDFAITTDSKGKYVSPIEQFTFSDGSVKTFDDLLIKTQVTYGSIWQTTITTGRNDDIIYAGPLNNIIHSGSGNDIVYAGSGGDKVYGEGGNDLLEGGCGNDMLDGGCGVDILEGGNGNDTLNDMYGNNLLFGGSQNDTITAGSGNDFIAGGMQNDTLSGGSGYNIFAFNGNDGRDAILPSAGAHNTLSLADINKKDLSLQKVGGDLVLNAGCNSQITFKGWYDSSANQNFDTLQVISEDQNGPHHSAEFMVDTFDFHALVSAFDTARSTNSRLNQWSAMNSLLTTHLTSSNTMALGGDLAVNYANNGDFSGMTLATAQSTLKDPAFGANAQTFQPLSNKFC from the coding sequence ATGGCAGATACTACAACTTTACCGGATGGTGTTTCTACTATTCCTGTTGCAAAGAATATTGACACTTATACGAATGCAGTAGCCCAAATTGATCAGATGAATTTACCTAAGATTTATGATGCGTCTAATGTAAATTCGCGTGTCTTTATAGCATTAGCAGATGGTACGGAGAATAATGTTAATGATCCTAAAATGGGACCTGCAACAAATATTGGAATCTTATACAATCAATTAACGGAAACACTTAAAAACAATCCTAATAGTAATATTGGTTATTCTTATAAAGAAGGTCCTGGAACACAAGGAGGGCTTGGAGGAAGTTTGGATTCAGGCTTAGGATTTTCTTACGATGAGCGTGCTGAAGAATTATATACTGCATTTTGTAAGCAAGCAAAAACTTGGTTAGCTGAAAATCCTAATGCGGACATTTCTTTAGGTGAACTTGGATTTAGCCGAGGTTCCGGGGTCATTGCAAAATTTAATCAATTAGTTGAAGAACGTGGTATCATAGATCCTGATTCAGCTGTTGTTTCGATAGATACAACTAGTGCAGACCCTACTCAATGGAAACAAGTTACAACTTATACAAAAATTCTTCAAGATCCTGGAACGATTGCACAAGCAGCAATTTTATATGATCCCGTGATTACAGGAATTACTAGTGATTTGTCTCTATCTCCTTCTACAGTTGCAGCATTGCAAATTACTGCAGCAAATGAATATAGAACACTATTTCCTTCTATGAGTCTTGTAGCCCCTGGGTTAAGTGATGATGGAAAGTATTTAAATGTTACTGTCGCAGGTGCCCATTCAGATATAGGTGGTGGTTATAATTTAAATGGTCTGCCTGAATTGAATTTTAATATGACGGCATCAGTATTAAATACGATGTTAGGTCAAAATATTGTTCAGCCTCTTACACTTCCTACAGATGAAGGAATGTATGTGATACATAACTCTGTGGAAGGGGAATGGTTTTATACGAAAACATTAAACCGAGAAATTAAATATTCGGACTTGATGGCAGGCAGTGGAAATTTTGGAGCCGATTCAGAACTTTCTGCTTTATATCAATATGGAGCATTAATGCAACAAGACCCTAATACAGTCTTGGGCTTGAATATTGATTTTCAACAAAAAATTAGTAATATTATTGCACCTATAACATCGGGAGTAAGTAATTTAATTGATGGAGTTTCTACTTATGGCCCTTCAATGATTGACGCTCTTTCACTTATAAAAGCGATCCAAAGCGGTCAGCCACTACCAGAAGTAGCTTCAGGACTTCGGGTTGCAAACGATATTAGCAAGATGACGTCCAGTACCACAAATTATGCTTTAGATGGTGCGGCGAGTGTGGGAAGTGGAATACTTAGCCTTATGAGCTTAGATGCGGCACTTAAACGTGGGGACGTCATCGGCGCTACTAATGCTGGGCTTCAAACTGTCAATTTTGCAGCAACTGCTTATGCCGATTTCGCTGCATCCGCTGGAGCTAGCGCAGGAATTGCTACAGAAATTAGTCAAACATTGATGGGTACAGGGACGAATGCATTAGGGTTAACGAATGGTGTATTACCTTATGTAGGTTTAGTTGCTGCAATAGCTTCAGGGGATGAAACCAGTATAGCAATAGCCGCAATTTCACTAATACCTGGAATGCAAGTTGTCGGTATTGCATATGCCGTTTTCAGTATGGTTGAAAGCCTCTTCGGTGGAAGCGATAAAATCCCCGATCCATGGGGAACCGGACACTATACATGGGATGGCAATTCAATCAGCTACCAAAGCGCGGGAGAGACAGGAGGAAACGAAGCGGTCAGTAACGTTATGCAAAGCGTCCTGAATGCCATGAACTCCATTATCGAACAACAACGCCAAACAAACCCGACCAGTGCACTGGGTATCATCCCTAACCGTATGCCGACAATAGCCTACGATATGTCAGGATATCGCTATACCGATATCGATCCATTGACCGGAGTACAGCTTGACCCATCGCTTCGCTTCGATACTTCAGGCAAACCGTACAACGCTACTTCCGGAACACCGGAATCATATTATTCCATCGGAGAAGCGATTATCCGATCAGCTCTTTCTCGCGGGGCAATTGCCCCTATGTGGGAAGTCAACACCGCAAAAATGCAAACCGATGCAGGCGATCCAGAAGCAGGACTCACTGAAGAAGCCAGAGCCGGACAAAATGGTCAGCTAGCAGCCGCAGTCACCGGAGATACCCAAACGTTCCGTCCGGTCGTGCTTGATCTAAACGGTGACGGTATCCATACTATCGATAAATCGGTATCGGGAGTCAACTTCGATGTAGATAACTCCGGCTTCCTCAAACAGACAGCATGGATTGACGGACAAGATGCATTCCTTACCCTTGATCGTAACTATAACGGTACCGTAGACAGCGGTAAAGAGATGTTTAGTAATTCTGCCGTAGCGCTGGGAAGCAGAGGATTGGCCGGGATGGCATGGGTCGATGCCAATTATGACGGCAAACTTACCTCCAGCGATCCGGTATGGAATGAACTTAAAGTATGGCAGGATGCTAACAGCGACGGACAACAAGAAGACGGAGAAACCCACATCCTCTCGGAAATGGGAATTAGTGAACTCAATTACGCCATGGGAACCTTCACCCAAAACGGTGTCGTTAAACAACTCGCAAGTGAGGATTTAACTGCTGATACTAAAGGCGTTATCGTTAACGTTGTACAGAATGGTATTTTGGTGCAATCATCGGATGGAAATACTTCATTGATTGTAAGCCGAGTTGATGATATGACGTCAGTTCAGGCGAATCAAGATGGAATAAATGGGCGTGAAGATTCAGAAACTATTGTAGGTAGTACTATTTTATTGGCAAATGATACACTGGGGGGTATTTCAGGTCGCGAATTAAGTTTGACTAACGTTGAAAACTTCCAACACGGCAGCGGATATATGGATGTCAATGGTTTTGTGCACTTTAGTCCTGATGCAAATTATTTTGGTAATGATGCCGGGTTTGACTACACAACCACAGCTGCTTCTAATGGTCAAACAGGTATCGGTCATGTTCAAATTATCGTACAACCTGTAAATGATGTACCTTCGGGAGCAGATATACAACTAGATAAAAGAGCAATCTATGGATATATCCCAAGTTATTATGACTATGATTCTGGGTACACCTATGGTGGAGAGGCAATATACACTCCTTATACTGATGAGAGTGGGGTTGTCCACAACACTCCGATAGGCTATGACGAAGCAGGGACTGGGAAGGTCATAGGTATCGATGTAGATGATGCGCCGGATACTTTAAAATATGAATTATTAGGTGATCCGCAATATGGTGCAGTTACTCTTAATGCAGACGGAACATTTCAGTATACTCCATGGAGTTCCCCAAATACTCCTACGACAGAAGTGCATACATTAGATGGGGAAATTAAAGACGATGCATTTGATGTAAAAATTACTGACCCTAGTGGATTAAGCATTACACAGACTGTTCATGTACAACATTATGGTTCTTATACGCCACCAACCCCTCCTGGTGGAGGAGGTGGCGGTGGGTGCTGGCCTATCGCGATTGACTTAGATCGTAATGGATTTGACTTTACCGATGTGGCTAATTCTAATATCTTTTTTGATATCAACGGTGATGGATGGAAGCGAAAGGTTTCTTGGACATCAGCTGGAGATGGATGGTTAGCTTATGATGCAAATTCAAACGGTAAAGTAGACGATGGTTCAGAAATTGTATTTACAAAATACGCGCATAATGCCCAAACGGACCTTGCAGCACTTGCAGAAACATTTGATACCAATCACGACGGTATGTTTACATCTGCCGATGACAAATGGGCGAAGTTTGGCATTTGGAATGATAAAAATCAAAATGGAATCAGTGACGACGGTGAATTTAAAACCTTGAGCGATATGGGGGTGGCCTCGATTTCATTGGTATCTGATAATCAGTTTAGTGTTAATAATGGAAATACAATTCATGGTATTTCAAAAGTTACAATGAGTGATGGTAGTGTTTTAGATGCTGCTGACGTAACATTGGCCTATAGTAATGCCGTACAAGTTAATAATCAAAATGGAACAACAAGTGTTGTCAATCAAGCTCCTTTTGCTCCAAGCGGACAAACGATAGAGGGGACGGACGATAAAGACCTTCTTCTTGGAACAAACGGAAATAACGTTATAAACGCTCATGCGGGAGATGATGTTATCTTTGATAATGAAGGAAATGACGTTATCGATGCGGGTGATGGCAACGATATCGTCTACTCCGGCGGCGGCAACGACCTCGTTATGGCGGGTGCCGGAGATGATATGGTCTATGCGGGCTTGGGCGATGATATGATCTTTGGTGGAGACGGAAATGACGTTATTTTTGCCGAAGGAGGCAACGATGTCGTTTTCGGAGGAAATGGTAATGACATGATTTCGGGAGGTGGCGGTAACGATGTCCTATCCGGTGATGCGGGTGACGATCAGCTTTACGGAGAAGCTGGAAACGATGTACTCTTCGGACGAGACGGAAATGATCAATTATTCGGTATGGATGGCAATGATCTACTTGACGGTGGGGCAGGGAATGACCTTTTGGATGGCGGAACTGGTGCGGACGATATGCGAGGTGGAACAGGTGACGATACCTATGTCGTCGATAATGTCGTCGATACCATTACCGAACTCGTCAATGAAGGGACGGATACGGTTATCGCATCGATCAGTTATACCATTGGAGATAACTTGGAGAACCTTACCCTCTCGGGAAGTGATAACCTAAGCGGTACCGGAAACGCTTTGGATAATTATATTATCGGAAATCTAGGAGATAATCTTCTCATCGGCGGCGAGGGGAATGATACGCTTGATGGCGGTATGGGAGCCGACACCATGATCGGCGGAAAAGGGGATGATACGTATATCGTTGATAACGTGAACGATGTCGTTATTGAAGCGGCAAATGAGGGGAACGATACGATACGCACCTCTGTGTCGTATACGTTATCGGACAATGTTGAAACGTTGATATTGACCGGAAGTTCCGATACGACAGCAACGGGTAACGCATTGGATAATACCCTTATCGGGAACAGCGGTAACAATACGCTTGACGGCGGGGCCGGGGCTGACATAATGATCGGAGGCAAAGGAGATGACACCTATATCGTCGATAATGGTAACGACGTCGTTACCGAAAACGTGAATGAAGGGATCGATACGATCCGAACGAACCTCTCATGGACATTGGGGGCAAATATCGAGAATCTTATCTTAACCGGCAGTGATAACACCAACGCAACCGGAAATGAACTCTCAAACATCCTTATCGGAAACAGCGGAAATAACGTTCTTGACGGTAAAGGCGGAGCGGACGCAATGGCCAGCGGGTTAGGCGACGATACGTATATAGTCGACAATATAGGGGATATAGTCTACGAAGCTCAAAACGGTGGCAACGATCAGGTAATCGCATCGGTCAGTTATACATTATCAGATAATGTCGAAAAACTGACTTTGAGCGGAGTGGATGATATTAACGCTACGGGTAATGCACTCGATAATACGTTGATCGGCAATAGCGGCAACAATGTTCTTGATGGCGGAGCCGGAGCTGATGTAATGATCGGCGGAGCCGGAAATGACACCTATATCGTTGATAATACCGGTGATACCGTCATTGAAAACGCAAATGAAGGAATCGATACCGTAAAAAGTTCTATTTCATGGCATTTAGGAAATAACCTTGAAAATCTTGTGTTGAGCGGAACGGATGCCATCAATGCAACCGGTAATGAATTGGATAATGTCCTAGAGTGTAACAGTGCTGATAATACTCTTGACGGCGGAATAGGTGCCGATATGATGATCGGGGGTCTCGGTAACGATACCTATGTCGTTGATAACGTAAACGACGTCATTGTCGAAGCGGCAAACGAAGGGGTAGACACGATCCTCTCATCGGTTTCGTACATTCTCTCAAGCAATGTGGAGGCAATGGTTCTTACGGGAACGGATGCTATCAACGCGACCGGAAACGAATTGGATAATACGTTGATCGGAAACAGCAGTAACAACACTCTTGATGGCGGAATAGGTGCCGATACGATGATCGGGGGTAAAGGTGATGACACCTATATTGTTGACAGTGTCAATGATAGTGTTATTGAAGTGGCAAACGAAGGCTACGATACAGTGCATTCGTCGGTGTCGTATGCTCTCTCGGCCAACGTCGAAGCAATGGTTTTAACCGGAACGGATAATATCAATGCAACAGGTAATGAGTTGAACAATACCCTAATTGGAAACAGCGGTAATAACGTTCTTGACGGTAAAGGAGGCGCGGACACTATGATCGGCGGTCTCGGCAACGATACTTATATCGTCGATAATGCACAGGATACGGTTGTAGAAGATCTCAATGCTGGTATAGATACGATTATGTCGACGGTCAGTTATGTGCTCCCTTCTAACGTAGAAAATTTGACACTGATGGGAACAGACAGTATCAATGCGACAGGAAATACTCAAGACAATATTCTCAACGGAAACGATGCTGATAATATCCTCTCAGGTGGGGAAGGCAACGATCGACTTGTCGGTAATGGTGGAAATGATACACTTGATGGCGGATCGGGCGCTGATGTAATGATCGGTGGAACGGGCAATGATATTTATTATGTCGATAATGTTGGTGATGTTGTTCAAGAAGCAGCCAACGGAGGATACGATACCATTCGCTCATCGATTAGCATAACACTGCCGCAGTTTGTAGAGCGGCTTGAATTGCTCGGAAACGACAATCTGAGTGCAACTGGAAATGAATTGGATAATACGTTGATCGGTAACAGCGGCGACAACGTTCTTGATGGCGGAACGGGTGCCGATATAATGGTCGGAGGAGCCGGCAACGATACGTATATTGTCGATAATGTCGGCGATGTCGTTACGGAAAACGCCGATGCCGAATACGATACGGTTCGTTCATCGATCACATATGCCCTTACCGATAATGTCGAAGCATTAACTTTGACTGGGACTAATAATATCAACGGTACGGGAAACGCTCTCAATAACACCTTGATCGGCAACAGCGGAAATAATACTTTAGACGGTGGTACCTGTATCGATACGATGATCGGCGGAAAAGGGGATGATAATTATGTGGTTGATAATTCAGCCGACAATGTTATTGAACTTTCCGATGAAGGCTTGGATACCGTTTACACGAGTGTTAGCTATGTCCTTCCTGAGAATGTTGAAAACTTGATTCTAACTGGAAATGGCGATATCTCCTCAAGTGGAAACAGCTCCGATAATACTCTTATTGGAAATAGTGGTAACAATCTAATTTCAGGCGGTGCTGGAAATGATATTTTAGATGGTAAAGGGGGCAACGATACCCTAGATGGCGGATCCGGAAACGATACATTGATTGGAGGAACTGGTAATGATATGCTTATCGGCGGTACCGGCAATGATACGTACCTCATTAATCTTGGTGACGGTCTGGATACGATTGTTGATACGCAAGGGACAGATACGGTTAAATTCACAGCGGGTATGAGTCTTGATACTGTAGCTTTGCGCGTTGTGTCGATCAATGGCGTCTTGACAGCTCAGGTGCGCGTGCTTAACGCCGGCGGATGCGAACAAGCGGATCAGGGATTCGATTTTGCCATTACGACTGACAGTAAAGGGAAGTATGTTTCTCCGATCGAGCAGTTTACCTTTAGTGACGGCAGCGTCAAAACATTTGATGATCTACTCATAAAAACACAAGTAACGTATGGTTCGATATGGCAAACGACCATTACGACGGGGCGCAATGATGACATTATCTATGCTGGACCGCTAAACAATATCATCCATTCCGGCAGCGGAAATGATATTGTCTATGCCGGTTCAGGAGGGGACAAAGTATACGGAGAAGGCGGTAACGATCTTCTCGAAGGGGGCTGCGGAAACGATATGCTTGATGGAGGATGCGGTGTAGATATCCTCGAAGGGGGTAACGGAAACGATACCTTGAACGATATGTACGGAAACAACCTCCTTTTCGGCGGTAGTCAAAACGATACGATTACCGCAGGCAGCGGTAACGATTTCATTGCGGGCGGTATGCAAAACGATACCCTTTCAGGAGGCAGCGGATACAATATCTTTGCCTTTAACGGAAACGATGGCAGAGATGCAATTTTACCTTCTGCAGGCGCACATAACACGTTATCGCTTGCTGATATCAACAAGAAGGATTTGAGCTTGCAAAAAGTAGGAGGAGACCTCGTTCTAAATGCCGGTTGTAACAGTCAAATCACCTTCAAAGGGTGGTATGATAGCAGTGCTAATCAGAATTTCGATACCCTTCAGGTTATTAGCGAAGATCAAAATGGTCCGCACCACTCTGCAGAATTTATGGTTGATACTTTTGATTTTCATGCATTAGTGAGTGCTTTTGATACGGCGCGAAGTACAAATTCTCGTCTGAATCAATGGAGCGCAATGAACAGTTTGTTGACTACCCATCTAACATCAAGCAACACGATGGCTCTTGGTGGCGATT
- a CDS encoding peptidase domain-containing ABC transporter, which translates to MLKYIASKFHKSTHSGMVSQILLPEEFVWALGSLCALNRVPFDAKLLLSQFPLPLTTDNMIHGMRSLGFKSKQLALKSDKLSTMSFPCFALIRLKTDDSESASIALISDASAEKVILFEAGTNSPLQLSIAEFSERYLGSVILAARNADALSDPDASATKERSFGFGWFIPELFKYKKTWRDVLLASLVIQLLALGTPLFTQTIIDKVVVHRTESTLLVIAFGLGVFMIFSAILSWVRQYLILHTGNRVDAVLAAGVFDHLFKLPPRYFESRPTGVIAARLHGVETIREFIASAAVTLILDFPFLLIFVGIMFYYSVMLTMIVIGVLAVIVIISLIVAPMFQKQLDQQFLLGARNQAFMTEYIAGIETVKSLQMEPQLRNRFSDYLAEYLHATFKTKQLANTYNTAANFLEQFLSLLILVVGAYTVMKSTEFTIGMLVAFQMFAGKLSQPMLRLVGLWQQFQQAELSVKRLGDVMNAPTEPYSIQPSRLREGKGRIEIEGLSFRHNEQLPYLYENFNLTVEPGDTVTIMGPSGSGKSTFAKILQGFYQPTDGRIRIDGTDIQNYSANELRHYFGVVPQETVLFSGTIYDNLLAANPHATFEQIIHACKLAEIHETIETLPDGYQNVIGERGSGLSGGQRQRLAIARALLKQPKILIFDEATSALDAQTSEHFAATVNQLHGKVTMLFITHALPKSLIVDKTVLIGTSSHHQEKSLA; encoded by the coding sequence ATGTTAAAATATATTGCGTCAAAATTTCATAAATCAACTCATAGCGGTATGGTCAGTCAAATTCTATTACCTGAAGAGTTTGTTTGGGCGTTAGGGAGTTTGTGTGCTCTTAATCGGGTGCCCTTTGATGCCAAACTTCTTTTAAGCCAATTCCCTCTCCCATTAACCACTGATAATATGATTCACGGGATGCGCAGTCTCGGATTTAAAAGCAAACAACTTGCCCTCAAGAGCGATAAACTGTCAACGATGTCGTTTCCCTGCTTCGCATTGATACGTTTAAAAACCGATGATAGTGAATCGGCTTCAATCGCATTGATCTCCGATGCATCGGCTGAAAAAGTGATCCTTTTTGAAGCTGGTACCAATAGTCCTTTACAGCTTTCCATAGCAGAGTTCTCCGAACGCTATTTGGGATCGGTCATTCTTGCCGCTCGTAATGCCGATGCACTGAGTGATCCGGATGCTTCGGCTACCAAAGAACGATCCTTTGGATTCGGATGGTTTATCCCTGAACTCTTCAAGTATAAAAAAACATGGCGGGATGTATTGCTTGCATCATTGGTGATTCAATTGCTTGCATTGGGAACACCGCTCTTTACCCAGACTATTATCGATAAGGTCGTTGTCCACCGTACTGAGAGCACTCTTTTGGTTATCGCTTTTGGGTTGGGCGTATTTATGATCTTCTCCGCCATCCTCTCCTGGGTGCGTCAATATCTGATTTTACATACGGGTAATCGAGTCGATGCCGTTTTGGCGGCAGGTGTATTCGATCATCTGTTCAAACTTCCTCCCCGTTATTTCGAATCTCGTCCGACGGGTGTGATCGCCGCACGTCTTCACGGAGTAGAGACGATTCGAGAGTTTATCGCCAGTGCCGCCGTAACTCTGATTTTGGATTTTCCGTTTTTATTGATCTTTGTGGGGATCATGTTTTATTACAGCGTCATGCTGACGATGATCGTAATAGGGGTATTGGCAGTTATTGTCATCATCAGCCTTATCGTTGCCCCGATGTTTCAAAAACAACTCGATCAGCAGTTTTTATTGGGTGCACGCAATCAAGCATTTATGACCGAATACATTGCAGGGATTGAAACGGTCAAGAGCCTGCAAATGGAGCCTCAGCTCCGCAACCGGTTTTCAGATTATTTGGCGGAATATCTTCATGCTACCTTTAAAACCAAACAACTCGCCAATACCTACAATACCGCCGCAAACTTTTTAGAACAGTTCCTTTCTTTGCTTATCCTTGTAGTGGGTGCGTATACCGTTATGAAAAGTACCGAGTTTACGATCGGTATGCTCGTAGCGTTTCAAATGTTCGCCGGGAAACTGTCTCAGCCGATGCTCCGTCTTGTCGGTCTTTGGCAGCAGTTTCAGCAAGCCGAACTCTCCGTCAAACGGTTGGGCGATGTGATGAACGCTCCAACCGAACCTTACAGTATTCAGCCCTCCCGTCTGAGAGAGGGGAAAGGGCGTATTGAGATCGAAGGGCTCAGCTTTCGGCACAATGAACAATTACCTTATCTCTATGAGAACTTTAACCTCACAGTAGAGCCCGGAGATACGGTCACCATTATGGGACCCTCAGGATCGGGGAAAAGTACCTTCGCAAAAATACTACAAGGGTTTTATCAGCCTACTGACGGACGTATCCGTATCGACGGTACCGATATTCAAAACTATTCCGCCAATGAACTGCGCCACTATTTCGGGGTAGTACCGCAAGAGACGGTTCTATTCTCCGGAACAATCTATGACAATCTCCTCGCCGCCAATCCGCACGCGACGTTTGAGCAGATTATCCATGCGTGTAAGCTCGCCGAGATTCATGAGACGATTGAAACGCTTCCAGACGGATATCAGAATGTGATCGGGGAAAGGGGTTCAGGACTTTCCGGCGGACAGCGCCAACGCCTCGCCATTGCCCGTGCTCTGCTCAAACAACCGAAGATTCTCATATTTGACGAAGCGACGAGTGCACTCGATGCACAAACCTCGGAACATTTTGCGGCAACGGTCAATCAGCTGCACGGGAAAGTGACGATGCTTTTCATTACCCACGCCCTCCCTAAAAGCCTTATTGTTGATAAAACCGTTCTAATTGGAACATCATCACACCATCAGGAGAAATCATTAGCATGA